In Arcobacter sp. CECT 8983, the DNA window TAAAATATTTGAAACAGGATTTAGTACAAAAGATAATTTATCTTCAATGGGATTACCTTTACATATTGCAAAACTTATTGTAAAAAAACTAAATGGTGATATTTGGGTTAAAAACGAAGAAAATGGTTGTTGTTTTTATATTAAACTTATAACAAGAGATAGAAGAGAAAATAGGAGAAAATAATAGTTTGAAAGTTCAATTTTCATTAAAGCTTTTTTTAGCATTTCTAGTCTTTTCATTAATATTTTTTGTATTAACTTCTTTTCTTACTTATAAAACTTTTGAAACAAAAGTTGAACATAAAAATATTGAAAATTTTTTAACAAAAGCAGAACTTTTTCAAGAGAGATTTGATGATATAATATCTAAAAACAGAACTTTAATTAAAACTGTTATTTTTGATAACTCTTTAGAACAAAATGATTTATCAACATTAGAATCAAAATTAAAAATACTATTAAAAAGTAATGAAGATATTAGTTCTTTAAAAGTGATTAAAAATAGTGGAGAAAATATAATTTCACTATATAAAAAAGAAGGAAATATAGAAAAAAAAGATTTAGAGCTAAGTTCTATAATTCATTATTATCTAAGTAGTGAAGAAATAGTAGAAAATAAACTTTTTATTACTGAACCATATCTTTTAGAAAAAAAAGGTGAAATTAGCATACCTTTAAAACCTTTAATTGAATTAGTATATAAAACAAATAATAGAACAGTTTTTATCTCTTATGATATAAGTAGATTAATAAAATCACTCAAAGTTAAAAGTATAAAATATTTAGTAGATAAAGATTTAAATATAATTTATGATAATACAGAATTAAACTCTTGGTCTAAGTATTATAATCCTTCCTTAGATATAAAAGATATTATAAAAGGATTTAGTAATAGAGTCTTTAATGAAAGCTTTATTGTTACAAATACAAACTATCTAAAGCAAATATTTTTTAATAATAAACACTACTTTACTTTAGTAGATAATAATAAGAAAATCACATATAATGAGTTCTTTAATAGATATGAAAGCTCTTTTTACAATATTGCTTTTTTAATGTTTGTAATCTCTTTTATAATCTCTATGATTTTTACTACTCCCTTGTCAAATATAAATAAAAGATTAGAGAGTGAGAAAAACGATTTAAGTGATTCTATTAAAAAAAATAGCTTGATATTAAATGATAGTTTAGAACTATTAGATAAACATGTAATGTATGTAAAACTTGATACAGAGTTTAAAATATTAGACACAAGTTCTTATTTGTCAAGACTAACTGGTTTTGAAAAAGAGGAGCTAATTGGGCAAAACTATACTTTTTTATTAAATAATAGTAGTTTAAAAAAGTTTGAAGAAAATATAGTAAATGTTTTAAAAGATGCAATCCCTTGGAATGGAGAACTTCAATGTATTAAAAAAATTAGTGGTGATTATTGGGTTAAATCTAATATCGAGCCAGATTATAATGATTATGGCAAGTTAATCGGATATACAGATATTAGAACTGATATTAGCGATAATAAAAGAATTGAAAAACTATACAATGAATTAAATTATCAAATAGAACAGTTAAATACAATCTTTCAAAATGCAAATAGTGGAATAGCCTTAGTTGATTTCGAAGGTCACTTTAGAAAGTTTAATGAAAAATTCTTTAATCTATTTAAATATACAGAAAATGAAATAATGGAGAAAGAATTATTTGATTTAGTAGATGAAGGAAGTGTTGATTTATTAAAAAAAGTTGTGGATGAAGTAAAAGAATATGGTTCTATTTTAAATATAGAGTTAGTTTTTATATCAAAAAACCAAGAAGAGATATATTTAGATGTATCTTTAAACCTTCTTCCTGATAGAAAAAATATGGTTATGGTTGCAAACTCTTTAGAGGATAAACGAAAACTTCAAGAATTAAACCATAATTTAGAGTCAAGAGTTGCACAAGAAGTTAAAAAAAATATTGAAAAAGACAAAATTCATCAAGAAGAACAAATAAAAAATGCTAAGCTTACTTCTATTGGTACACTAGCCGCGGGAATTACCCATGAAATAAATACTCCATTAACATATTTAAAAGGTAACTTTGAGATGTTAACTATGGATATTGAAGATTTAGAAGATGAAGATATTAAAAATAACATGTTATTCTCTTGTGAAAAGATGGAAGATGCAATAAATCGTATTGCAGTTATTGTTGAATCAATGAGAGAAATGTCTCAAACATCTATTGAGGCTAAAGAGAAAACAAATATTTATGCTACTTTATTTACTTCTTTAACTATGGCATATAATGTTTCTAAACAAATAAGTAAGATATATCTAAATAATAAAGAGTTTACTCCTACAAATATTGATAAAAATGATTTTGAAGCTTTTGCTAAGGTACAAAAACAAAGAATAGAACAAGTTTGGATTATAATCATTAATAATGCCTTAGATGCTTTAAAATCAATCAAAGATTATGAACAAAGAGAATTAAGAATTGATGTATTCGTTGAGTCTGATGAGGTCGTTATAAGATTTAGCGATAATGCAGGCGGAGTAGATGAAAAGATTATTGATAAAATCTTTGACCCATTCGTTAGTTCAAAAACTCATAGTGGTATGGGAGTTGGACTAAATATTGCTAAAAAAATTATAGATGATCATAAGGGTGAGATTCTAGTATATAATAATGACAAAGGTGCAGTATTTGATGTAAAGTTGAAATTACAAGAATAAGTAGCTACAATTTCAACTATTTAAATTAAAGGACTATTTTGAGAATAGCATTTATAGGCGATATTGTAGGACGACCTGGTCGAAAAATTATTAAACAACATTTACAAAATATAAGAGAAAAATATAAATTTGATTTTGTAATTGCAAATGCAGAAAATGCTAGTCATGGTTTTGGATTAACTGTAAAAAATTGTCAAGAACTTTTAAACTCTGGAATTAATGTTATAACAGGGGGCAATCACTCTTTTGATAAAAAAAGTGAGATGTTTACTCTTCTTGAAACAAAACCTGTTTTAAGACCCGATAATTATCCTAAAGGTGTACCTGGAACTGGTATAAAAATTTTTGATGTAGCTAATGAAAAATTAGCAGTAATTAATTTAATGGGACAATTTTCAATGCCAACGGTTGAAAATCCATTTAATTGGGCAGTTAAACTTGTTGAAGAATTACATGAAAAAAATGTAAGAAATATTTTTATTGATTTTCATGGGGAAGCTACAAGTGAAAAAAGAATTATTTTTATGATGTTAAAAGGTTTAATAAGTGGGGTTTGTGGAACTCATACTCATATAGGAACAGATGATTTACAAGTTATCAATGGAACAGCATATCTAACAGATATTGGACTTACAGGTTGCAGAGACAATGTTATTGGAATGGATAGCAAAATACCAATTGAAAAAGCTACTACAGGATTAGGTGGACATTTTACTATTCCTAATGCTTGTAAGTCTGTACTTCAAATGATGGTTATAGATATTGAAAATGGAAAAGCAGTTAATTGTTTTAAATTAAAAAAATATTGTGATAAACCAGAGATTATAAAAACTGAGGCTATCTTTGATTAAAGAAAAAATAGATATAAGTAATAGTTTTGATTTATTAAAATATCTAAAAGAACAAAATCTACTAGAATCTCACCCTGAGTTTTGGTGGCCAAATACAAACTCTTTTGAAATATTTTTAGGTGCAATTCTAACACAAAATACTAAATGGGAAAATGTAGAAAAATCTTTATCAAATTTAAGGGAAAAAAATCTTTTATCTTTAGAAGCTATAAATGAAGTAGACTTAGATAGTTTTATTTTAGCAATCACTCCAAGTGGTTTTAAAAATCAAAAATCAATAAGAATTAAAAAAATAGTTTTTAATATTCTAGAAGAGTTTGGCTCTTTTGAATCTTTTTGCAAAAATGTTAACAAACAGTGGCTTTTGGAACAAAAAGGTATAGGATTAGAAACTGCAGATGCAATACTTTGTTATGCTTGTAACCAAGAGTACATGGTAGTAGATAAATATACACAAAAATTAGTTGCTTCTTTTGGCTATGAGTTTGAAAGCTATGAGGATTTACAAGCTTGGTGTGAATATGGAATTAATGATAATTTAGATAAAATATTTCAACTTTACGGATATGAAATATCACTTAATAAATTGTACTGTCGATTTCACGGTAAGATTATTGAGTATATGAAAATAAGAAATAAACAGTCTAATAAGGGAAAAAAATGATAATAATTCCACAAACTAAAGGTGGTGTTGGTAAATCTACTGTTGCAATGCAAGTTATTGCTCCTTATTTATTTAAAAAGCATGGTAAAAAAATCACTTACATTGAAATAGATGATGAAAATAATGATAGTAAATCTTTTACTAGAACTGAAATTGTTGAAAAAAGAATGCTTGGAACAAATAAGCTAACTGAACTAGATGAACTTATTTTAATGGATGATAAACATGAAATTATTGTTGATGTTGGTGGAAATAAAACTTCTTCATTAGTTTTAGAAGAGATTAAAAAAGTAGGTTCTTTTGGAAATATCAAATGGATTATTCCTTTAGGTGATGGTGAACTTGATGGTAAAAATGCCATTGCTACTATGAAAAAAATCAAAAAAATTGAGAATAATCTTGAAGAAAATGTTTTATTTGCTTTAAATAGAGCAATTTCTATGGATCAAGAGTATATTGAAGAACAATTTATTAACTTCTTTGGCCACAAATATTTAGATAGTAATTCAGTACTTTGTGATTTTGTAAAAGACCCAAAATATTTTGCAGTTAAAAATGACAAAGTTATCACTATGAGTAGATATTTAGGAAGTACTGTTTGGGAAATGGCTTATAATAATACTGACTTTGCTAAAAAAGCTATGCAAGCTAAAGAGTTAGGTGATATAGAGAGTGCTAGAAAGTTTTTATTCTTTAGAAGAATTCAAACTGAAGCAAAAGATTATGTTTTAGGAACTTTAAATAAAATCTTTTTTGATTTAGATAAGTGGCTTGAGATAAAGAAATAAAGTGTTGAATTATGAGTGATATGACATTTAAACAAGCTAAAGAGATAGTTGAAAGACTTGAACTATCAGAACTAAGTCTTAGAAACTCATTTGATAGTATGGATCATGCTAGAAGATCACTAGATGATTCTGTAATGGAACAAAAAAAAGTTTTAAAACAGCTACCACAAAAAGATAAAAAAATATCAATTTTATATTTAATTATTATGCTTAATATTGGTTTTATTGGTGGCTTATTTGTTGGAAAATATTTATTATAATTTAGGATAGTTGATGGATAAACAAGAAAAAATTGTATCAATGTTTAATGATATTGCTGGAAGATATGATATAGCAAATAGAATTTTAAGTATGGGAATTGATAAGTCTTGGAGAAACAAAGCTTGTAATAAAGCTTTAAGTTTATA includes these proteins:
- a CDS encoding PAS domain S-box protein, producing the protein MKVQFSLKLFLAFLVFSLIFFVLTSFLTYKTFETKVEHKNIENFLTKAELFQERFDDIISKNRTLIKTVIFDNSLEQNDLSTLESKLKILLKSNEDISSLKVIKNSGENIISLYKKEGNIEKKDLELSSIIHYYLSSEEIVENKLFITEPYLLEKKGEISIPLKPLIELVYKTNNRTVFISYDISRLIKSLKVKSIKYLVDKDLNIIYDNTELNSWSKYYNPSLDIKDIIKGFSNRVFNESFIVTNTNYLKQIFFNNKHYFTLVDNNKKITYNEFFNRYESSFYNIAFLMFVISFIISMIFTTPLSNINKRLESEKNDLSDSIKKNSLILNDSLELLDKHVMYVKLDTEFKILDTSSYLSRLTGFEKEELIGQNYTFLLNNSSLKKFEENIVNVLKDAIPWNGELQCIKKISGDYWVKSNIEPDYNDYGKLIGYTDIRTDISDNKRIEKLYNELNYQIEQLNTIFQNANSGIALVDFEGHFRKFNEKFFNLFKYTENEIMEKELFDLVDEGSVDLLKKVVDEVKEYGSILNIELVFISKNQEEIYLDVSLNLLPDRKNMVMVANSLEDKRKLQELNHNLESRVAQEVKKNIEKDKIHQEEQIKNAKLTSIGTLAAGITHEINTPLTYLKGNFEMLTMDIEDLEDEDIKNNMLFSCEKMEDAINRIAVIVESMREMSQTSIEAKEKTNIYATLFTSLTMAYNVSKQISKIYLNNKEFTPTNIDKNDFEAFAKVQKQRIEQVWIIIINNALDALKSIKDYEQRELRIDVFVESDEVVIRFSDNAGGVDEKIIDKIFDPFVSSKTHSGMGVGLNIAKKIIDDHKGEILVYNNDKGAVFDVKLKLQE
- a CDS encoding TIGR00282 family metallophosphoesterase, yielding MRIAFIGDIVGRPGRKIIKQHLQNIREKYKFDFVIANAENASHGFGLTVKNCQELLNSGINVITGGNHSFDKKSEMFTLLETKPVLRPDNYPKGVPGTGIKIFDVANEKLAVINLMGQFSMPTVENPFNWAVKLVEELHEKNVRNIFIDFHGEATSEKRIIFMMLKGLISGVCGTHTHIGTDDLQVINGTAYLTDIGLTGCRDNVIGMDSKIPIEKATTGLGGHFTIPNACKSVLQMMVIDIENGKAVNCFKLKKYCDKPEIIKTEAIFD
- a CDS encoding 3-methyladenine DNA glycosylase, with translation MIKEKIDISNSFDLLKYLKEQNLLESHPEFWWPNTNSFEIFLGAILTQNTKWENVEKSLSNLREKNLLSLEAINEVDLDSFILAITPSGFKNQKSIRIKKIVFNILEEFGSFESFCKNVNKQWLLEQKGIGLETADAILCYACNQEYMVVDKYTQKLVASFGYEFESYEDLQAWCEYGINDNLDKIFQLYGYEISLNKLYCRFHGKIIEYMKIRNKQSNKGKK